Proteins from a single region of Chryseomicrobium sp. FSL W7-1435:
- a CDS encoding enoyl-CoA hydratase-related protein codes for MDTLLFEQKDHVAVVTLNRPDAMNAFNYDLLAELGQVVDALRINPDVRLVIFRGAGGKAFSVGADLKERKTLTTEQVKRNLFKIGEVFSTIENLPQPTIAMMDGFAFGGGMELALACDFRIASEKSIMGLTETSLAIIPGAGGTQRLPRLIGESKALELILTARKITAAEAYHYGLLTQVAPDDSLVEQTEAFSLAILANGPIALQQAKFAVKNGMNADLQTGLQIERKAYEITLPTEDRIEALLAFGEKRKPVFKGK; via the coding sequence ATGGATACATTATTGTTTGAACAAAAAGACCACGTGGCGGTTGTAACATTAAATCGACCTGATGCGATGAACGCATTTAATTATGATTTGCTAGCTGAATTAGGACAAGTTGTTGATGCTTTACGCATTAATCCTGATGTTCGCCTGGTTATTTTTAGAGGAGCTGGAGGCAAAGCTTTTAGCGTTGGTGCAGACTTAAAAGAGCGCAAAACTCTAACAACCGAACAAGTAAAAAGAAATCTATTTAAAATTGGAGAAGTCTTTTCAACAATTGAAAACTTGCCACAACCGACGATTGCTATGATGGATGGTTTTGCATTTGGAGGGGGCATGGAGTTAGCACTGGCTTGTGACTTCAGAATCGCTTCTGAAAAAAGTATTATGGGATTAACGGAAACCAGTTTAGCTATCATTCCTGGAGCTGGGGGCACACAACGTCTCCCTCGCTTGATCGGTGAATCAAAAGCTTTAGAGTTAATCTTAACCGCACGAAAGATAACTGCAGCTGAGGCTTACCATTATGGGTTACTGACTCAGGTTGCACCTGATGATTCGTTAGTTGAACAAACAGAGGCTTTTTCGTTAGCAATCTTAGCGAATGGGCCGATTGCTTTGCAACAAGCGAAGTTTGCCGTAAAAAATGGTATGAATGCCGATTTACAAACTGGCTTACAAATCGAGCGAAAAGCATATGAGATTACCCTCCCAACTGAGGACCGTATCGAAGCTTTGCTCGCATTTGGAGAGAAGCGTAAACCGGTCTTTAAAGGAAAATAA
- a CDS encoding DEAD/DEAH box helicase family protein — protein sequence MGKISSCTELLFWLGEISPLSETPSFVWRGNYSHLQQQAVNEWVESIEVNKSHLVNAVCGAGKTEIMFGAIETLLTKGHRIAVACPRTDVILELAPRFQQAFANCRIDVLYGGSEKPIGLGTITLATTHQLYRYFQAFDTVIIDEADAFPYSANKSLVRAVKRALKPTGVIHYISATPNRSLTVDRETLIARRFHGYPLPVPRFTKILRYQRQLNQGTIPKAIELWMHENEVSNRPYLLFFPTVRMLSDFPGNSERVHSEHPLRKEYVQQLRDGEINCLLTTTILERGITIPNLQIGVIGSEQPIFTKQALIQIAGRAGRSSEFPTGDVVFFHRGITDDMIQAKRTIEELNQL from the coding sequence ATGGGGAAGATCTCTAGCTGTACAGAATTACTTTTCTGGCTAGGAGAGATTTCTCCTCTATCTGAAACCCCGTCATTTGTTTGGCGAGGAAACTATTCACACTTACAACAACAAGCCGTAAACGAATGGGTTGAAAGCATAGAAGTGAATAAAAGTCACCTTGTCAATGCAGTATGTGGAGCCGGTAAAACAGAAATCATGTTTGGTGCAATCGAGACCTTGTTAACAAAGGGACATCGTATTGCTGTCGCTTGTCCGAGGACGGATGTCATTCTAGAATTGGCTCCTAGGTTTCAGCAGGCATTTGCAAATTGTCGGATAGACGTTTTATACGGTGGGTCAGAAAAGCCGATAGGTCTAGGAACAATTACACTCGCGACAACGCATCAACTTTACCGCTATTTTCAAGCGTTTGACACTGTAATTATTGATGAAGCAGATGCCTTTCCTTATAGTGCAAATAAATCTTTGGTACGAGCCGTAAAACGCGCATTAAAACCCACTGGAGTTATCCACTATATCTCTGCTACTCCAAACCGGTCACTAACCGTCGATCGTGAAACTTTGATTGCCAGACGTTTTCATGGCTATCCTTTACCAGTCCCACGTTTCACCAAAATACTTCGCTACCAACGACAATTAAATCAGGGGACAATACCAAAAGCCATCGAACTATGGATGCATGAAAATGAAGTGTCAAATCGACCATATTTGCTGTTTTTTCCCACAGTTCGTATGTTGAGCGATTTCCCGGGAAATAGTGAACGGGTTCACTCAGAGCATCCATTACGCAAAGAATATGTGCAACAGCTGAGGGATGGTGAAATTAACTGTCTTTTAACGACGACTATTCTGGAAAGGGGCATCACCATTCCTAACTTACAAATTGGCGTAATTGGTTCAGAACAGCCTATTTTTACTAAGCAGGCACTCATTCAAATCGCAGGCCGTGCAGGTAGATCTTCTGAATTTCCAACTGGAGATGTTGTGTTTTTTCACCGCGGGATTACGGATGACATGATTCAAGCGAAACGGACAATTGAGGAGCTGAACCAGCTATGA
- a CDS encoding YigZ family protein, protein MNTNYYTIKKPSVSETIIQKSRFICHLKRTDSEQQAQEFINEVRSQHKSANHNCFAYVIGENNAIQKAADDGEPSGTAGVPMLEVLKKQDLRNVTAVVTRYFGGIKLGGGGLIRAYGSSVSDALRQVGIVHRVRHCLYKVGIDYHLLGKVENELRQNVYILDEIRYTDKVELMVYVNETDTTTFEQWIISLTSATASIDKGAVSFIETDV, encoded by the coding sequence ATGAATACAAATTATTATACAATCAAAAAGCCGTCCGTTTCAGAAACCATTATTCAAAAATCACGATTTATCTGCCATTTAAAACGGACAGATTCTGAACAACAAGCACAAGAATTTATTAATGAGGTTCGTTCCCAGCACAAATCAGCTAACCATAATTGTTTTGCCTACGTCATTGGGGAAAATAACGCTATTCAAAAAGCAGCTGATGATGGGGAACCTAGTGGCACGGCAGGCGTTCCTATGCTAGAAGTATTAAAAAAACAAGATCTCAGAAATGTGACAGCAGTAGTCACACGGTATTTTGGTGGCATCAAACTTGGTGGTGGTGGATTGATTCGAGCGTACGGCAGCTCAGTATCAGATGCATTGCGTCAAGTTGGCATCGTCCATCGAGTCCGCCATTGTCTTTATAAAGTAGGAATCGACTACCACCTGCTAGGGAAAGTAGAGAATGAATTGCGTCAAAATGTTTATATTCTCGATGAAATCAGGTATACAGATAAAGTAGAACTAATGGTATATGTAAATGAAACAGATACCACCACATTTGAACAATGGATCATTTCATTGACAAGTGCCACAGCTTCTATAGATAAAGGAGCTGTCTCTTTTATTGAAACTGATGTATAA
- a CDS encoding nuclear transport factor 2 family protein, which yields MRRILLGIITIISLVVLAACSSSEESINTGSASDLVPQGSSQVETHAASENKESEEVAEVGFEMDGGKIEEAANVPVSEQEAILAAFSTYIESFNNEDIDSYMSVISKEPKGFSYETELQFVKDTFEQYDTARSAEDVTIIDYNEQEAQVFSSITIDLEQNSTGGKATSTGRQVTVFAKEEGNWVVTSVYFIRD from the coding sequence TTGAGACGAATTCTATTAGGTATCATAACTATAATTTCTTTAGTAGTATTAGCTGCTTGCTCCTCATCTGAAGAGAGCATCAACACTGGCTCTGCAAGCGATTTAGTGCCCCAAGGTTCTAGTCAGGTAGAGACCCATGCTGCAAGTGAAAACAAAGAGTCAGAAGAAGTTGCAGAAGTTGGATTTGAAATGGATGGTGGCAAGATTGAGGAAGCAGCCAATGTTCCTGTATCAGAACAGGAAGCTATTCTCGCAGCTTTTTCCACGTATATTGAATCCTTCAACAATGAGGACATAGATTCCTATATGTCTGTAATTTCTAAAGAACCTAAAGGCTTTAGTTATGAGACGGAACTCCAATTTGTAAAAGATACATTTGAACAGTACGACACGGCGCGTTCAGCAGAAGACGTAACGATTATTGACTACAATGAGCAAGAAGCTCAAGTTTTTTCATCGATAACTATAGATCTAGAGCAAAATTCCACAGGTGGTAAAGCAACCAGTACAGGTAGACAAGTCACTGTGTTTGCTAAAGAGGAAGGCAACTGGGTTGTCACAAGCGTTTACTTCATCAGAGATTAA
- a CDS encoding response regulator transcription factor encodes MTKIIIIDDHQLFREGVKRILDFEETFEVVAEGDDGTDAVRLYENYRPDIILMDINMPNKSGIEATGELIAQYPEAKVIMLSIHDDESFVSTALKTGASGYMLKEMDANAIVQGIKVVDKGGNYLHPKVTKNLVNEFKRLSERENKGNFHQTDIRRPFHLLTKRECEVLQLLTDGQSNRTIGETLFISEKTVKNHVSSILQKMNVNDRTQAVVTAIKNGWVEVR; translated from the coding sequence ATGACGAAAATTATAATTATAGATGATCACCAATTATTCCGCGAGGGAGTAAAACGAATTTTAGACTTTGAAGAAACTTTTGAGGTAGTAGCAGAAGGCGACGATGGTACAGATGCAGTTCGTCTTTATGAAAATTACCGCCCCGACATTATCTTAATGGATATTAATATGCCAAATAAAAGCGGTATCGAGGCAACAGGAGAACTGATTGCTCAATATCCGGAAGCAAAAGTAATTATGCTATCTATTCATGATGATGAATCATTCGTGTCGACAGCATTAAAGACAGGTGCTTCAGGCTACATGTTAAAGGAAATGGACGCAAATGCTATTGTCCAAGGAATCAAAGTAGTCGACAAGGGTGGAAACTACTTGCACCCGAAAGTAACAAAAAACTTAGTCAATGAATTTAAACGCTTAAGTGAGCGTGAAAATAAAGGGAACTTCCATCAAACGGATATTCGACGTCCCTTCCATCTATTAACGAAGCGTGAGTGTGAAGTACTTCAACTTCTAACAGATGGACAAAGTAACCGTACTATTGGTGAGACACTTTTCATCTCAGAAAAAACAGTCAAAAACCATGTATCCAGCATTCTTCAAAAAATGAATGTAAACGATCGTACGCAAGCCGTTGTCACAGCTATCAAAAATGGTTGGGTAGAAGTTCGATAA
- a CDS encoding LCP family protein: MITRSTRKKSKKKTILYSLLILAGAFAILSASYGVYLTKRAEVAADRSYQALENRKNGSQLRDEDVEPLTDNVSILFVGIDDSEQRGFGDESSRSDALMVATLNNESKTIKLVSIPRDSKVYIPEVGYDDKITHAHAYGGTAVAIETVEELFDIPIDYYVKMNFNAFIDTVDALGGVTVDVPYDHLELDENDQFTVELKEGRQLLDGRETLALARTRKLDNDIERGKRQQMILEAIIQKAASASSFTKYGDVIDAVGNNMKTDLTFDEMKSFFDYLSKGKPQVETLTLAGLDDMSTGTYYWQLDEQALEETKNTLQRHLDLKPGSSEYAADSSAE; this comes from the coding sequence ATGATTACGAGAAGTACTAGAAAGAAATCAAAAAAGAAAACTATTTTATACTCTTTGCTCATTCTTGCAGGTGCCTTTGCTATATTATCAGCCAGTTATGGTGTTTATCTGACCAAGCGTGCAGAAGTTGCAGCAGATCGCAGCTATCAAGCACTTGAAAACAGGAAAAACGGTTCACAGCTACGCGATGAAGATGTTGAACCTCTTACGGATAACGTATCTATCTTATTTGTGGGAATTGACGACAGTGAACAACGTGGATTCGGTGACGAGTCAAGCCGATCCGATGCGCTAATGGTTGCCACTTTAAATAATGAATCAAAAACAATCAAATTAGTGAGCATTCCACGAGATTCTAAAGTCTACATCCCAGAAGTCGGTTACGACGACAAAATTACACATGCGCATGCTTATGGTGGGACTGCTGTTGCGATTGAAACAGTTGAAGAGTTATTCGATATCCCGATTGATTATTATGTAAAAATGAATTTCAATGCTTTCATCGATACAGTCGATGCTCTTGGCGGCGTTACTGTTGATGTACCTTATGATCATCTTGAACTGGACGAAAATGATCAGTTTACGGTTGAGTTAAAAGAAGGTCGTCAACTTCTAGATGGTCGTGAAACATTGGCATTAGCAAGAACTCGAAAATTAGACAATGATATCGAGCGCGGAAAACGCCAACAAATGATTTTAGAAGCAATTATCCAAAAAGCAGCCTCTGCCTCTTCCTTCACAAAGTATGGCGATGTGATTGATGCAGTCGGAAACAACATGAAGACAGATTTAACCTTTGATGAGATGAAGTCATTTTTTGACTATTTGTCTAAAGGAAAACCGCAAGTGGAAACATTAACGTTAGCCGGTTTAGATGATATGTCAACAGGTACCTACTATTGGCAGCTTGATGAACAAGCGCTTGAAGAGACCAAAAATACGTTGCAACGACATTTAGATCTTAAGCCAGGTTCTTCAGAGTATGCAGCAGATTCTTCTGCTGAATAA
- the ilvD gene encoding dihydroxy-acid dehydratase produces MRSDMIKKGIDRAPHRSLLYATGVKTKDLQKPFIGVCNSYIDIIPGHKHLNKFAEIVKQAIWDAGGVPFEFNTIGVDDGIAMGHIGMRYSLPSRELIADSAETVINAHWFDGVFYIPNCDKITPGMLMAAVRTNVPSVFVTGGPMEAGESADGKPLSLTSVFEGVGAFKSGKMTEQELLDIEQNACPTCGSCSGMFTANSMNSLMEILGVTPPGNATIVATSNERHRLIKEAVGHLLRMIEDDVKPRDLITKEAIDDAFALDMAMGGSTNTVLHTLAIAHEAEIPYQMEQINEVAKRIPYLAKIMPASDYSMHDVHLAGGLSAIIKELCEIPGGIHGNRLTITGKSVLENVKEAKILNPAVIRPKDNPYSPVGGLSVLFGNLAPDGGVIKVGAVDPSIQTFTGKAIVFNSQEDAQQAIDDGRVQEGHVVVIRYEGPKGGPGMPEMLGPTSAIQGRGLGTKVALITDGRFSGASRGISIGHISPEAAEGGPIALVEDGDTIVIDLPNRSIHHDVDERVLQKRANQLPEFEPKIKKGYLARYSKLVTSASTGGVMKI; encoded by the coding sequence ATGCGAAGTGACATGATAAAAAAAGGAATTGATAGAGCTCCACATCGCAGTTTACTTTATGCGACCGGTGTTAAAACAAAAGATCTACAAAAGCCTTTCATTGGCGTTTGTAATTCTTATATAGATATTATTCCTGGGCATAAGCATTTGAATAAATTCGCGGAAATTGTCAAACAAGCAATTTGGGATGCCGGTGGTGTTCCATTCGAATTTAATACAATTGGTGTCGATGATGGGATTGCTATGGGACATATTGGTATGAGATATTCCTTACCAAGTCGTGAATTGATTGCCGATTCAGCTGAAACAGTGATCAATGCGCATTGGTTTGATGGGGTGTTTTACATTCCGAATTGTGACAAGATAACGCCTGGAATGTTGATGGCTGCAGTTCGCACGAACGTGCCTTCTGTATTTGTAACAGGTGGACCAATGGAGGCAGGGGAGTCAGCAGACGGTAAACCCTTATCCCTAACATCTGTATTTGAAGGAGTCGGGGCATTCAAATCTGGCAAAATGACTGAACAAGAGTTACTGGATATTGAACAGAATGCCTGTCCAACTTGTGGTTCGTGTTCGGGAATGTTTACAGCCAATTCTATGAACTCTTTAATGGAGATTTTAGGAGTGACGCCGCCAGGGAACGCAACAATTGTAGCAACTTCTAATGAAAGGCACCGTTTGATTAAAGAAGCAGTTGGCCATTTGCTACGTATGATTGAAGACGATGTGAAACCACGAGATTTGATCACGAAAGAGGCAATCGATGATGCATTTGCGCTCGATATGGCGATGGGTGGTTCCACTAATACAGTTTTACATACGCTCGCGATTGCTCATGAAGCAGAAATTCCTTATCAAATGGAACAAATAAATGAAGTAGCAAAACGTATACCTTATCTTGCAAAAATCATGCCGGCAAGTGATTACTCGATGCACGATGTTCACTTAGCTGGTGGGTTGTCAGCTATCATCAAGGAGCTATGTGAAATTCCTGGCGGCATACACGGCAACCGATTGACAATCACAGGGAAATCAGTTTTAGAGAACGTCAAGGAAGCCAAAATTTTGAATCCTGCCGTCATTAGACCAAAAGATAATCCATATAGTCCGGTTGGTGGGTTGTCCGTATTATTCGGGAATTTAGCTCCAGACGGTGGCGTCATTAAAGTAGGAGCCGTTGATCCATCGATTCAGACCTTTACAGGCAAAGCAATCGTCTTCAATTCTCAAGAAGATGCCCAGCAAGCTATTGATGACGGACGTGTTCAAGAAGGGCACGTTGTCGTGATCCGCTATGAAGGTCCAAAAGGTGGCCCTGGAATGCCAGAAATGCTTGGGCCGACGTCAGCTATTCAAGGTCGAGGACTTGGCACAAAAGTAGCGTTGATTACAGATGGGCGTTTCTCCGGCGCTTCCCGTGGCATCTCGATTGGCCATATTTCACCAGAAGCTGCTGAGGGTGGACCAATAGCTTTAGTAGAAGATGGCGACACTATTGTCATTGACTTACCGAATCGTTCGATACATCACGATGTGGACGAACGAGTGTTACAAAAACGGGCGAATCAATTGCCTGAGTTTGAACCGAAAATTAAAAAAGGTTATTTAGCACGCTACTCAAAGCTTGTAACATCTGCAAGTACAGGTGGCGTCATGAAAATATAA
- a CDS encoding phosphoribosyltransferase family protein, producing MKQYFHRYKKLGDYALHQVFSGHFRHFYPCVPVPIFNGSENDKTFSPVEALLVPQHIVHLLEKTTPIKQSQRTLYQRLHSSNPFSWTGTEKIPSRIVLVDDIYTTGMTLHQAALLLKENGVREVHGVCLAETLSKKV from the coding sequence ATGAAACAGTATTTTCATCGCTATAAAAAGTTAGGTGATTACGCTTTACACCAAGTTTTTTCAGGCCATTTTCGACACTTTTATCCGTGTGTCCCTGTGCCAATATTTAATGGGAGCGAGAATGATAAAACATTTTCACCTGTAGAAGCTCTGCTAGTTCCCCAACATATAGTACATTTACTTGAAAAAACAACTCCAATAAAGCAGTCTCAACGCACACTTTATCAACGTCTCCATTCATCTAATCCCTTTTCGTGGACAGGTACCGAAAAAATTCCTTCACGTATTGTTCTTGTTGATGATATTTACACAACGGGAATGACATTGCATCAAGCTGCCCTTCTTTTAAAGGAGAATGGTGTGAGAGAGGTTCATGGCGTCTGCTTAGCCGAGACGTTATCAAAAAAAGTTTAG
- a CDS encoding S9 family peptidase, with protein MQKQNVSIEEICGIHSVTSPVWNPVTNQIAYSKTSIDKDKNTYTSSIFLADEKAGPVQWTHRKERISAIKWSPKGTYISFLSNREEGNQLYILSASGGEAQQLTTLPYGVSNYVWQPDEEKIWVSARYDKKLGWEKEEEKKDAFPQPYTAEKMKYIQDGNGLVKHHQMSQIGVIDLADNSIERWSTEQRNESVHALSPDGKSVVISTADLQDDYLFETNLVEVNIETKSAKALTKEAGHFGGAAYSFDGRYVAYVGATRTFENATHAQVYVYDTETQSSQSLTEGLDAPVGDYVVADVQQGVSAPAVVWSADNHLYFQVSTYGDVRIYFASLEGELYPVTQEGEHVYGYDVNQQGTSLALTVSNPTLPGELFVQQVTTGEREQKSDHNNEYVEQTLLLTPEPIVFEGPQGWQVHGWLIKPEAAKNGKVPLVTNIHGGPHAFYANSFIHEMQVLASQGYGVLYINPRGSHSYSQEFVDAVRGDYGGNDYLDIMAAVDYVLSSYEWIDQERLGVTGGSYGGFMTNWIVGHTDRFKAAVTQRSISNWISFYGVSDIGYYFTEWQIQSDMNDIDKLWNHSPLKYAANVNTPLLILHGEDDLRCPIEQAQQLYITLKRMGKETELVRFPQADHNLSRTGLPNLRIARLEQITGWFKKHL; from the coding sequence TTGCAAAAACAAAACGTATCAATCGAAGAGATCTGTGGAATCCATTCCGTCACTTCACCGGTCTGGAATCCAGTAACCAATCAAATTGCTTACAGTAAAACATCCATCGATAAGGATAAAAATACATATACGAGTAGCATTTTTTTGGCAGATGAAAAAGCTGGTCCTGTCCAATGGACTCATCGCAAAGAGAGAATTTCTGCAATCAAATGGTCTCCAAAAGGAACCTATATTTCATTTCTTTCTAACCGTGAAGAAGGAAATCAACTGTACATCCTCTCTGCATCGGGAGGGGAAGCACAACAACTAACGACTTTGCCATATGGTGTTTCCAATTACGTGTGGCAGCCGGATGAAGAAAAGATTTGGGTTTCTGCGCGTTACGATAAAAAATTAGGTTGGGAAAAAGAAGAAGAGAAAAAAGACGCCTTCCCTCAACCCTATACGGCTGAAAAAATGAAATATATTCAGGACGGTAATGGGCTGGTTAAGCATCATCAGATGTCACAAATCGGAGTAATCGATCTTGCAGATAACTCGATTGAACGATGGTCGACAGAACAGCGTAATGAGTCGGTCCATGCGCTTTCACCTGATGGGAAGTCTGTTGTCATTTCAACTGCAGACCTTCAAGATGATTATCTGTTTGAAACGAATTTAGTAGAGGTCAACATTGAAACAAAATCAGCGAAGGCACTTACTAAAGAAGCGGGGCATTTCGGTGGGGCCGCTTACTCGTTTGATGGTCGCTATGTTGCCTATGTAGGCGCTACACGTACATTTGAGAACGCTACACATGCTCAAGTTTATGTTTATGATACAGAAACTCAAAGTTCACAGTCGCTAACTGAGGGATTAGATGCTCCTGTTGGTGATTACGTGGTAGCAGATGTCCAACAAGGAGTATCAGCACCAGCAGTTGTCTGGTCAGCGGATAATCATTTGTATTTCCAAGTCTCTACTTACGGAGATGTACGAATTTACTTTGCTTCTTTAGAAGGAGAGCTTTATCCCGTCACTCAAGAAGGAGAGCACGTATACGGCTACGATGTAAATCAGCAGGGAACTTCTTTAGCTCTGACAGTCAGCAATCCGACGTTACCGGGTGAACTATTTGTTCAGCAAGTAACAACTGGTGAGCGTGAGCAGAAATCTGACCATAACAATGAATATGTCGAACAAACACTGCTCCTTACACCTGAGCCAATCGTTTTTGAAGGACCACAAGGATGGCAAGTACACGGTTGGCTGATCAAGCCGGAAGCCGCTAAAAACGGCAAAGTACCTCTCGTTACAAATATTCACGGTGGACCTCATGCGTTTTATGCCAATTCATTTATCCATGAAATGCAGGTACTAGCTTCTCAAGGGTACGGGGTTCTCTACATCAATCCAAGAGGTAGCCATAGCTACAGTCAAGAGTTTGTAGATGCGGTACGTGGAGATTATGGTGGAAATGACTACCTGGATATCATGGCAGCTGTTGATTATGTGTTAAGTAGTTATGAGTGGATTGATCAAGAGCGCCTAGGGGTTACTGGCGGCTCATACGGTGGATTTATGACCAACTGGATTGTTGGACATACAGACCGCTTTAAAGCAGCTGTTACTCAGCGTTCTATCTCGAATTGGATTAGTTTTTATGGGGTATCTGACATTGGGTATTACTTTACTGAATGGCAAATTCAAAGCGATATGAATGACATTGACAAATTGTGGAATCATTCACCTTTAAAATACGCAGCTAACGTCAATACGCCTTTATTGATTTTACACGGAGAAGATGACTTACGTTGCCCGATCGAGCAAGCGCAACAGCTCTATATTACACTTAAGCGAATGGGGAAGGAAACAGAGTTAGTCCGCTTCCCACAAGCAGATCATAACCTTTCGCGCACGGGCTTGCCGAATCTGCGAATCGCACGACTCGAGCAAATCACGGGTTGGTTTAAAAAGCACTTATAG